In a genomic window of Carassius gibelio isolate Cgi1373 ecotype wild population from Czech Republic chromosome A3, carGib1.2-hapl.c, whole genome shotgun sequence:
- the LOC127952720 gene encoding cAMP-specific 3',5'-cyclic phosphodiesterase 4C-like isoform X2: MGVVEAIDPLPSSCPSPVPGGYRLAHSSSYSPLQGRGGSELELGAAADGVLDGGSQDTECGTPFMDLFCETCSKPWLIGWWDQFKRMLNRELSHLSEMSRSGNQVSEYISTTFLDKQNEVEIPSPTLREQEKPMSHISGVKKLTHSSSLTSAALPRFGVKTEQEDALARELDDLNKWGLNIFHVAEYSNNRPLSCIMFAIFQERDLLKQFRIPVDTFVTYVMTLEDHYHANVAYHNSLHAADVTQSTHVLLSTPALDAVFTDLEILAALFAAAIHDVDHPGVSNQFLINTNSELALMYNDESVLENHHLAVGFKLLHEENCDIFQNLTKRQRQSLRKLVIDMVLATDMSKHMSLLADLKTMVETKKVTSSGVLMLDHYNDRIQVLRNMVHCADLSNPTKPLAVYRQWTERIMQEFFRQGDKERERGMEISPMCDKHTASVEKSQVGFIDYIVHPLWETWGDLVHPDAQEILDTLEDNRDWYQSTIPLSPSPPPEGPHNELESCRNKFQFELTLEGETGQDGSPSHNHIDSHGQEAKREDEEADEAEEDEIEEKMEDGEEVTEVVVESSGRRRLQVQSVVEEEDERQSDEIPMEETEEEEKSTSPTDDT, from the exons ATGGGAGTAGTGGAGGCCATTGACCCGTTACCCTCTTCATGCCCCTCACCTGTACCTGGAGGCTACCGGCTGGCCCACTCCTCCAGCTACAGCCCCCTACAGGGGAGAGGAGGGTCAGAGCTGGAGCTCGGGGCAGCTGCTGATGGGGTGCTGGATGGGGGTAGTCAGGACACCGAGTGTGGAACCCCCTTCATGGATCTATTCTGTGAGACCTGCTCCAAACCCTGGCTGATTGGCTGGTGGGACCAG TTCAAGAGGATGTTAAACAGGGAACTGTCTCATCTGTCAGAGATGAGCCGCTCGGGGAATCAGGTGTCTGAATACATCTCCACTACCTTCCTAG ACAAACAGAATGAGGTGGAGATTCCCTCTCCTACGCTCCGGGAGCAAGAAAAACCAATGTCTCACATCAGTGGTGTCAAGAAGCTTACACACAGCTCCAGCCTCACTAGTGCAGCCCTGCCCCGCTTCGGGGTCAAAACCGAGCAGGAGGACGCACTGGCCAGG GAGCTGGATGACTTGAACAAGTGGGGCCTTAATATCTTCCATGTGGCTGAGTACTCCAATAACAGACCTCTAAGTTGCATCATGTTTGCTATCTTCCAG GAAAGGGATCTATTAAAACAATTTCGGATCCCAGTGGACACATTTGTCACCTATGTGATGACACTGGAAGACCACTATCATGCCAACGTGGCCTATCACAACAGCCTGCATGCCGCTGATGTCACACAGTCAACACATGTGCTGCTCTCCACACCGGCACTGGAC GCCGTTTTCACTGATCTTGAAATCCTGGCTGCATTGTTCGCCGCTGCCATTCATGATGTAGACCACCCTGGAGTTTCCAACCAGTTCCTCATCAACACAA ACTCAGAACTGGCATTAATGTACAACGATGAATCTGTACTGGAGAACCACCACCTGGCTGTGGGTTTCAAGCTTCTGCATGAGGAGAACTGTGACATCTTTCAGAACCTCACCAAACGGCAACGGCAGAGTCTGCGCAAGCTGGTCATCGACATG GTTCTGGCAACAGACATGTCAAAGCATATGAGCTTGCTGGCAGATCTGAAGACAATGGTCGAGACCAAGAAAGTTACGAGTTCAGGTGTGCTGATGCTGGACCACTATAATGACCGAATACAG gtcctGAGGAACATGGTGCACTGTGCTGACCTTAGTAACCCAACCAAGCCCCTGGCAGTGTACAGGCAGTGGACTGAGCGTATTATGCAGGAGTTCTTCCGGCAGGGCGATAAAGAGCGAGAGCGTGGGATGGAAATCAGCCCCATGTGTGACAAACACACTGCGTCCGTGGAAAAGAGTCAG GTGGGATTTATTGATTATATTGTGCATCCCCTGTGGGAGACCTGGGGGGACCTGGTCCACCCTGATGCTCAGGAAATTTTGGACACCCTTGAGGACAACCGGGACTGGTACCAAAGCACCATTCCCCTGAGCCCGTCGCCACCGCCGGAGGGCCCACATAATGAGCTTGAATCCTGCAGGAACAAATTCCAGTTTGAGCTCACCCTGGAGGGAGAAACAGGACAGGACGGTTCACCCAGTCATAACCACATAGACAGCCATGGTCAAGAGGCAAAGAGAGAAGACGAGGAGGCGGATGAAGCTGAGGAGGACGAGATCGAAGAAAAAATGGAGGACGGCGAGGAGGTGACAGAGGTAGTGGTCGAGAGCTCGGGACGGAGGCGACTGCAGGTTCAGTCAGTGGTCGAGGAGGAAGACGAGAGACAGTCTGATGAGATCCCCATGGAggagacggaggaggaggagaagtcaACCTCTCCCACCGATGACACGTAA